A region from the Halomarina litorea genome encodes:
- a CDS encoding NUDIX hydrolase, producing the protein MSDSDAPLAVRSRLGVEVELARLRRRYGEFPVESRTVENEVDYFLHGMDVAREGWIGAAGAWVSDADDRVLFVRHADAPEEWCLPGGAREAEEGLDGTAAREVREETGVVCALSGVWRAERKRIVLGEDPERRYYLLDANFEARYVDGSLELADDDEILEARWFDERPDSVVAFARGKADDWFEG; encoded by the coding sequence ATGAGTGACTCCGACGCGCCCCTCGCGGTCCGCTCCCGACTCGGCGTCGAGGTCGAACTGGCCCGCCTGCGCCGGCGCTACGGCGAGTTCCCCGTCGAATCACGGACCGTCGAGAACGAGGTGGACTACTTCCTGCACGGGATGGACGTGGCCCGTGAGGGCTGGATCGGTGCCGCCGGCGCGTGGGTCAGCGACGCCGACGACCGGGTGCTGTTCGTCCGGCACGCCGACGCGCCCGAGGAGTGGTGTCTCCCCGGCGGCGCCCGCGAGGCCGAGGAGGGACTCGACGGGACGGCCGCCCGCGAGGTACGGGAGGAGACGGGCGTCGTCTGCGCCCTCTCGGGTGTCTGGCGCGCCGAACGCAAGCGCATCGTCCTCGGCGAGGACCCCGAACGGCGCTACTACCTGCTCGACGCGAACTTCGAGGCGCGATACGTCGACGGGTCGCTCGAACTGGCGGACGACGACGAGATTCTCGAAGCCCGCTGGTTCGACGAGCGACCCGACAGCGTGGTCGCGTTCGCCCGCGGAAAGGCGGACGACTGGTTCGAGGGCTGA
- a CDS encoding FAD-binding oxidoreductase, producing MAVAERFPKDAVESLRERLSGEVVTPGDAAYGEARAVWNGTVDRHPAVVVRCQITEDVVVTLATAREYDLPVAVRGGGHNVAGTAVCDDGLVVDLSGMTAVVVDPEARTARVAGGATWAEVDAATQRHGLATPGGLVSDTGVGGLTLGGGLGHLRRKYGLSCDNVVSMEVVLADGSVVTASADDHPELYWALRGGGGNFGVVTEFTFDLHPVGPEVFGLLVFHPFDRAVDLFRQFRAYAEDAPDEASVVAFCAWVPDAEEFPEAVRGRPAVAFLGCHSGSVEEGERALAPVRAFADSLVDLSGPYQYTEFQQFLDADYPDGMRYYWKSLNLDGLSDGAIETLVAAAERAPSHRSTVDVWHLGGAIARIPADETAYAHRDVEFLFCPEANWEAESEDDVNVAWARETIEAMRPYGAEGGYVNFPGLGEEGTAGVRATYGGNYERLARVKARYDPENLFRSNQNVRPAA from the coding sequence ATGGCAGTAGCCGAACGGTTCCCGAAGGACGCGGTAGAATCGCTGCGGGAACGCCTCTCGGGCGAGGTCGTCACACCCGGCGATGCGGCCTACGGGGAGGCGCGGGCGGTCTGGAACGGGACGGTCGACCGCCACCCCGCGGTCGTCGTCCGGTGTCAGATCACGGAGGACGTGGTGGTCACCCTCGCGACCGCCCGCGAGTACGACCTGCCCGTCGCGGTCCGGGGCGGGGGACACAACGTCGCGGGGACCGCCGTCTGCGACGACGGCCTCGTCGTGGACCTCTCCGGGATGACCGCGGTGGTCGTCGACCCCGAGGCGCGGACCGCGCGGGTCGCGGGTGGCGCGACGTGGGCCGAGGTGGACGCCGCCACGCAGCGTCACGGACTGGCGACGCCCGGCGGCCTCGTCTCCGACACCGGGGTCGGGGGCCTGACGCTCGGGGGCGGCCTCGGGCACCTCCGGCGGAAGTACGGGCTGAGCTGTGACAACGTCGTCTCGATGGAGGTGGTCCTCGCCGACGGGTCCGTGGTCACCGCGAGCGCGGACGACCACCCGGAGCTCTACTGGGCGCTCCGAGGCGGGGGCGGGAACTTCGGCGTCGTCACCGAGTTCACCTTCGACCTGCACCCGGTCGGTCCCGAGGTGTTCGGCCTGCTCGTCTTCCACCCCTTCGACCGGGCGGTCGACCTGTTCCGGCAATTCCGCGCGTACGCCGAGGACGCCCCCGACGAGGCGAGCGTCGTCGCCTTCTGTGCGTGGGTGCCCGACGCCGAGGAGTTCCCCGAGGCGGTTCGAGGGCGTCCCGCCGTCGCCTTCCTCGGGTGTCACTCGGGGAGCGTCGAGGAGGGCGAACGCGCCCTCGCGCCGGTTCGGGCGTTCGCGGACTCGCTGGTCGATCTGAGCGGCCCCTACCAGTACACCGAGTTCCAGCAATTCCTCGACGCCGACTACCCCGACGGGATGCGCTACTACTGGAAGTCGCTCAACCTCGACGGCCTCTCCGACGGGGCGATCGAGACACTCGTCGCCGCCGCCGAACGCGCCCCCTCGCACCGCTCGACGGTCGACGTCTGGCACCTCGGGGGTGCTATCGCGCGGATTCCGGCCGACGAGACGGCGTACGCCCACCGGGACGTCGAGTTCCTGTTCTGTCCGGAGGCGAACTGGGAGGCGGAGAGCGAGGACGACGTGAATGTCGCGTGGGCGCGCGAGACCATCGAGGCGATGCGGCCGTACGGTGCGGAGGGTGGCTACGTCAACTTCCCCGGCCTCGGCGAGGAGGGGACGGCGGGCGTCCGCGCCACCTACGGCGGGAACTACGAGCGACTCGCGCGCGTGAAGGCCCGCTACGACCCCGAGAACCTGTTCCGGTCGAACCAGAACGTGAGACCCGCCGCGTAG
- the mce gene encoding methylmalonyl-CoA epimerase — protein sequence MYFDHAGIATEDADALASLYADLFNTRVAHEEQFGDLRVVFLPFGESYFELLEPTDGGTVQRYLDDNGPGIHHLALGTDDIEASLARAKTSGAELIDEEPRPGAWGHDVAFLHPKSTGGILIEFVEH from the coding sequence ATGTACTTCGACCACGCCGGAATCGCCACCGAGGACGCCGACGCCCTCGCCTCCCTGTACGCCGACCTGTTCAACACGCGCGTCGCCCACGAGGAGCAGTTCGGCGACCTTCGCGTCGTCTTCCTCCCGTTCGGCGAGAGCTACTTCGAACTGCTCGAACCCACCGACGGCGGAACCGTCCAGCGCTACCTCGACGACAACGGCCCCGGCATCCACCACCTCGCACTCGGCACCGACGACATCGAGGCGTCGCTGGCGCGCGCGAAGACCAGCGGGGCGGAACTCATCGACGAGGAACCCCGCCCCGGCGCGTGGGGTCACGACGTGGCCTTCCTGCACCCGAAGTCGACGGGGGGCATCCTCATCGAGTTCGTCGAACACTAA
- a CDS encoding acyl-CoA mutase large subunit family protein: protein MFDDEDLREIREGREEWEEESLGPTVERFGERKESFTTDTGGREVKPLYTPNDIAPKDYDEDLGFPGEDPFTRGVYPTMYRGRLWTMRQYAGFGTSEETNERYHYLLDNGQTGLSMAFDLPTQMGYDSDDAMAAGEVGKSGVAIDSLHDMETVFDGIPLDEVSTSMTINAPASVLLAMYIAVGDLQGVDREELRGTIQNDVLKEYIARNTYIYPPEPSMRIITDIFEFCAEEVPSFNTISISGYHIREAGSTAAQEIAFTLADGIEYVEAAVDAGLDVDDFAPQLSFFFASYNNVLEEVAKFRAARRMWAKIMEERFGAENPKSKQLKFHTQTAGSTLTAQQIENNVVRVAYQALAAVLGGTQSLHTNGKDEALSLPTEQSVRTALRTQQILAHESGAADTIDPLAGSYYIESLTDELEEEAFSLIDEVDDQGGMLRAIEEQWVQRQIQDTAYDRQEEIENGERVIVGVNEFTTDEEPEEDVQEVDEDDEKRQQERLAGVRERRDESEVEATLDALREAAEGDENVMPYIIDAVKAYATTGEICDAMREVFGEYNPGY from the coding sequence ATGTTCGACGACGAGGACCTTCGCGAGATCCGCGAGGGCCGCGAGGAGTGGGAGGAAGAGTCGCTCGGGCCCACGGTGGAGCGCTTCGGCGAGCGAAAGGAGTCGTTCACCACCGACACGGGCGGCCGGGAGGTGAAACCGCTCTACACGCCGAACGACATCGCGCCGAAGGACTACGACGAGGACCTCGGGTTCCCCGGCGAGGACCCCTTCACGCGCGGGGTGTACCCCACGATGTACCGGGGGCGGCTGTGGACGATGCGCCAGTACGCCGGGTTCGGGACCTCGGAGGAGACCAACGAGCGCTACCACTACCTGCTCGACAACGGGCAGACGGGCCTCTCGATGGCGTTCGACCTGCCGACGCAGATGGGCTACGACTCCGACGACGCGATGGCCGCCGGCGAGGTGGGGAAGTCGGGCGTCGCCATCGACTCCCTGCACGACATGGAGACGGTGTTCGACGGCATCCCGCTGGACGAAGTGTCGACCTCCATGACCATCAACGCGCCCGCCTCGGTCCTGCTCGCCATGTACATCGCCGTCGGCGACCTGCAGGGCGTCGACCGGGAGGAACTGCGCGGGACCATCCAGAACGACGTGCTGAAGGAGTACATCGCGCGCAACACCTACATCTACCCGCCCGAACCGTCCATGCGAATCATCACGGACATCTTCGAGTTCTGCGCCGAGGAGGTGCCGAGTTTCAACACCATCTCCATCTCGGGCTACCACATCCGCGAGGCCGGGTCGACGGCGGCACAGGAGATCGCGTTCACGCTCGCCGACGGCATCGAGTACGTCGAGGCGGCCGTCGACGCCGGACTGGACGTCGACGACTTCGCGCCGCAACTGTCCTTCTTCTTCGCCTCGTACAACAACGTCCTGGAGGAGGTGGCGAAGTTCCGCGCGGCCCGCCGCATGTGGGCGAAGATCATGGAAGAGCGCTTCGGCGCGGAGAACCCCAAGTCGAAGCAACTGAAGTTCCACACCCAGACCGCCGGCTCCACCCTGACCGCCCAGCAGATCGAGAACAACGTCGTCCGAGTCGCCTACCAGGCGCTCGCGGCCGTCCTCGGCGGGACGCAGTCGCTGCACACCAACGGGAAGGACGAGGCGCTCTCGCTGCCCACCGAGCAGTCCGTCCGCACCGCCCTGCGCACCCAGCAGATTCTCGCCCACGAGTCGGGCGCGGCGGACACCATCGACCCCCTCGCCGGGAGCTACTACATCGAGTCGCTCACCGACGAACTGGAGGAGGAAGCGTTCTCGCTCATCGACGAGGTGGACGACCAGGGCGGGATGCTCCGGGCCATCGAGGAGCAGTGGGTCCAGCGCCAGATTCAGGACACCGCCTACGACCGGCAGGAGGAGATCGAGAACGGCGAACGCGTCATCGTCGGCGTCAACGAGTTCACCACCGACGAAGAACCGGAGGAAGACGTCCAGGAGGTCGACGAGGACGACGAGAAGCGCCAGCAGGAGCGCCTCGCGGGCGTGCGCGAACGTCGTGACGAGTCCGAGGTCGAAGCGACCCTCGACGCCCTCCGCGAGGCCGCCGAGGGCGACGAGAACGTCATGCCCTACATCATCGACGCGGTGAAGGCTTACGCCACGACGGGCGAAATCTGCGACGCCATGCGCGAGGTCTTCGGCGAGTACAACCCCGGCTACTGA
- a CDS encoding Lrp/AsnC family transcriptional regulator, translated as MDERDIRLLKAISDLGTGSPEKLHEATDIPVSTIHYRLNNLREAGIVTNDLYDVDLEAFGLGVTVIVEVLADYSGSHEEVGEKITAIEGVTQAFFTMGETDFVVLARLPHSDAVERLISDFEAIPEVERTNSTFVISTLKDSARSLQSYDLETLLAEFVE; from the coding sequence ATGGACGAACGCGACATTCGGCTCCTGAAGGCCATCTCGGACCTCGGGACCGGCAGTCCGGAGAAGCTCCACGAGGCGACGGACATCCCCGTCTCGACCATCCACTACCGGCTGAACAACCTGCGGGAGGCCGGCATCGTCACGAACGACCTCTACGACGTTGACCTAGAGGCGTTCGGTCTCGGCGTGACGGTCATCGTGGAGGTGCTCGCGGACTACAGCGGCTCCCACGAGGAGGTGGGAGAGAAGATAACCGCTATCGAGGGGGTGACGCAGGCGTTCTTCACGATGGGCGAAACGGACTTCGTCGTCCTCGCCCGGTTGCCTCACAGCGACGCCGTCGAGCGCCTCATCAGCGACTTCGAGGCCATCCCCGAGGTCGAACGGACCAACTCCACGTTCGTCATCTCGACGCTCAAGGACAGCGCCCGGTCGCTCCAGAGCTACGACCTGGAGACGCTGCTGGCGGAGTTCGTGGAGTAG